The stretch of DNA gaaaaagaaactgaagggcactatgctaagtgaaataagcccgagAAAGACAAAGACTGCATATTGTCACGTACATGCGACTCTAAAGAGAAACAAAGGTGTCTGCCAGGACTGGGGTTGGTGGAAATGGTGGAGCCAGGTCGAACACAGGgacaacttccagttataagatgaggCCTGAGGCTCTAGCAGCTGATGACATTGAAATTTGGTATtcctgtatgcatgcatgtgagcataaccaatggacgcaaaacactggggggtgagggtgtgtatgggagtgggatggtGGGGCCaaaggtaagatatgtacacatataataacttaataaaaaatgaaaaaaaaagaaatttgatattTTTGAATTTGCTACAGTAGAACTTAAGTGTTctcacaagaaaagaaataaaagtaaatatgtgtggtgaaaaacccccacaaaatcaGAGTTGAAGACAGAGGACATTCTAGAAGATCAATCCCTGTGAAATATCCGAAACCCCAGAGAGCACTTCAGACTTTCAACAGCGATGACATTGGGGATCGGTGGATTCATGCTAAGATCTCCAAGAGATACAGACACCAGGTAATGCCTGGCTTCCATGAGGAATCAATGGAAAACTGATAAAGGCCTAGAAGGTCCAGGAGAGCACAGGGATGGGGCCTGCAGGCGGGAGCAAGGGGCAGTGTtcagcctccctctcctggccCTCTCTTTGCCTCAGGAGCCCTTTGTGACCTGGCTCAGCTGTGATGTGAGCCTGGGCCTCTAGGCCTGCATGGCTGCCAGTGCGCCATTGCCTGAGGGCAGCTGTGCGATTCAGATCATGGAGAACCTTCTCTGTCCTCTGAAAAGCGCTATTGCTACCTGGCAGCAATCCAGTCCTTGCTGGGTGATCGATGCCATCGTGGGCATCGTGTGTGGGGTGCTGCTCTTCCTTGTGTGCACCCACTGCTCCGAGAGTGATGGACCCTCACCACCACCGAGGGAACATAGAAACACCAGGAAGGTAAGGATCCCTTGGCCAGACCCAACGGAGATGATCTTTTTTCTATCCTTATTCCCACTTTTGACCATTGGAGACTCCTgtgatgggaggagagagcagctgCTCTCAGGAAAGGACAGAAGCTCATCCTGCTGGGAACCAGCCAGGCGGGGAGGGTTAGAGCAGGCGGAGGATTTCTATGCTGAGCTCTTCGACCAGGAAGCAGGTGTGGTGGGGGCTCTAGGGCCCGGCCCCACACACAGTGACCAGTGGCCAAGGATGGAATTCTAAGGTTTGGGCCTCTGTGGGGGACAGGCCCAGAGCCCTGGTTCCCCAGCGCCTTCCTCGGCAGGTGCCTTTAGCGAGCCTCCCCTCTGTGGGGCTGATCCCAGGGAGCCCCTGGGGGCCGctgagcaggggctgggtgggctgtGGCCTCAGGAAGCAGAGTCCTACCTGAGGGAGCTCCAGGCGGGCCTGCAGGTCTGAGGATGTGTGTGTTTCTCGAGCTGAGGAACAGTGATGGAAGAAATCCCTGCTCGGTCTCCAATAGAAATATTCCTTAcctttttcaaagaagaaaaacataaaatgattttaatgcaCTTCACAAATGAAAGGGGAAGAACCAGAGAGCCCGGTAGGTAACTGTAGAATGTCATATTGTTCACGAACCCTGAGCGACTGCCGCTGGTCTAGAGAGGAGAGTGAGATGGGGTCCCAGCCCCTCGTTTTTCTTGTCTCAGCGTTCAGTGGTgcccaggaggagcagcaggagcaggagcaggaggaaaatTGGAGCTTTGAAAGGTGAGCTTCTGCCCTCACTCAGCCCTGCCTGAGGCTTTGCCTCCATGTGCACGGTCCCTGAGGCCAGGCGGTCCCCAGGGTGCCAGCGGCAGAgctgtctctcaggaagcagAGCCACTGGAGGCTCCTGGAAGGAGGCAGAAGGCAGATGCTTCCCAGATCCCGTGCTGGGAATGAAGCCTCAGGGCCTGGAAGTGGGTGCTTCCCTAGCAGGGGGTCCCAGGAGGGACATTGGGCTGTTGTGGACCAGTAGTGCCGGACTGGAAGCTGGGACCCCCAGGTGCAGCTGTGGGCGTGCTGTTTACCTTTGCTCAGAGCCCTCCCTGGTGCCCCTGTCCTTTCTCCCCCACAAGGACTTAGGGAGGTCCGCAGGGGGTAGTGGAtaggaaacactttgtaaatgaCAAAGCATTACCTCTCCTGAGCCTTGCCATCACTATCAGGGGTTATGTGGCCTTGACCCTGATGCTTGGGATCCTGAGTCAGCTCTCCAGGGTGTCACTCTTAAAGGGCCATGGCACTCAGCCTCCTGTAAgaccccctggccctggtccaccATGTGACTTGGTCTCCTGATTTCCAGGCTACAGAGAGTGCCTGCAGTACCTGGAAAAGGCTCGGGAATTGATTAGTCTTCTGCGAAGGTAAAGAATCTTGCCCTTCTCCCCTAGGTTCTCTTTTGTCCCAAATCTAGATGTGACCCCAGGGCTACAGGCCCCCTTGCACTGAcctgggaggacccatggggtgGGCGTGGCTATGGCCTTGGGTGAGGAATGGCAGGAGCACTGGGTACTCAGGGTCAGGGCCATGGAGGACCCTGGGCCCCAggtgcccaccctgcccagcctgtctgcctttccctggctgcagcctgTGCCTCTGTCTCCTGCAGCCACCTGGGGAGGCCCCCTGACCAGTGCGGTTTTCGTCAGCGCTCCCATCAAGACAACTCAGCTTCCCAGGAGCTCCATGACCGCAGTACAAGTGGAGGGCGCTGCCAGCAGGAGCCCCTCAGAACGCAGGACCCATGTCGCAGACAGAGCAAGAAGTGTGTCCCcactgaggagagggagggcaacaGGAGGCCGGATCCAGGGAAGCACAGAGGGGGCTCAGCAGCACTGAGGGCCTCTCAAGCCAGTGGGATGAGCACTGCCCAGGATCAGAAATCAGCAGAGCCAGTCAGAAGCCAGTCCTGCCAGGGCTTGTGGGAGGGACAGGCCCCTGCAGAAAGCCTGTTCAAGACGAGGATGAGGCACCTTCTGCAGGGGGTGCTCCCCAGGAAAGGCAAAGGACGGGAAGGTCCCCAGCACAGAGGCCCGCCTGCAGCAGCCACTGCCCGCAGCTGGGGGCCAGGCAGACGCAGATCGGTGATGGACAGCAGAGCTGCGGAGGCTCACGTGCTCCAGACAGCTGCTGGCCCAGAGGAGGGCACAGCACTTCACCCGGGACTTCATGCCCCAGAGGTACATGGGCACAAAGGAGGACTCCAGGCTCCAGCAGGTCCCCATCTCAGCCGCCTCGGGGTTCTCTGCCACGGAGGGGTGGCCCGTGATCACCACGCCACCCCCAGTGGCCACAACAAGAGCGGGTGGAGCACAACTGGGGACAGCAAGGGGGCCTTCCCACCCAGGGAGCCAGAGGCCCCAGGCAGACACTGCCAGCATGGGCCGAGGGTGGCAGGGCCCTCAGGCCGACCCCGCCGCTGCCCAAGGCCCTGTCCCAAGGCAAGATCTGACTCCTGGGGTCGGCCAGAGCACGCTGCGCATGTCCTTCCTGATGGGACTTACGTACAAGAAAGCACATTTGCTGTGTACAGGGAAACCCTTTCCTCCTGTGTGCGCCCAACACCAGCATCGTTGCCTCTCCTCTCATGGACAAGGACAACGACAACAGTGGTGACGGTGGGGTGGGCCGGTGGGGGACACAGAAGTGATAAATAGTGATgggaaaaatgataataaaatttttaaaactttctctcCTGTGGTCTACCTCAATGTACCTCTCATGCTTTTCctgataaaaagaaatttcaaaaatttcagTTCATAGAGATGAAGCcagctttttttctccttagcacaTGCTGTGTACACTAATGCCTTCTTCCTAGCACaaatttgtttccaaaatatatgatttttgcaGTGAGAGCTGGTGGCCTCTGTGCCCTGcgggggaaagaagggaagggggttTGGTCTTCCCGAGTGCCTGTTTTGGCTTCCAGAAGGAAGGGGGCCATTGAGGGGTTGACCACACTGAGGCACACCCCTTCCCTCAATACAGCTTGTCTCCATAGTTCACCCTCACAAAGACAAATGGACACATTCAGGGGTTGTCAAGAGAATGGTGACTGAATTGCAAAGGAGTTACTGAATTGTCTTTGCATTTGATTGCCAGGCAGATTTATAAGCTGGAACTATGCCCCATGGTGAGGTTCCAGATGGAATCTTTGCAAGGGGAGGAAGGGTGATTATGAAAGTAGAAGTAGGAAAGCAGACCCTCCACCAGAAGTATCTTTTCTTGCAAATAAATATCAAGAGGTATCGATTGTAGAACCTATGTAAgttgcagatggggaaattgaTTTCCTTGAATCGGTCTCATGAAAAGTCTGTGCACATCCCAGCGGGATGCATATCCCAGTTTGaagaccactgttctagagcagTGAATCTCCAACGGGCATGAGATTTGCAATCCAATGTGCCATGGAAACAACAGAGCAGAACTTACTTCTGAACTTATTCATATCACAAAATAAAGAAGTTCCAATTATAAAATACGTCCTGGCTGTTGTGTACCGCGGTGACTGCAGTTAATCACAATATGCTGTGGTTTTGAAGGTTACTAGGAGAGcagatcttaaaaattctcatcacaggaaataaaaattgtacCTGTGTGTGATGATGCATGTTAACTAGACCTATAGTcaccatttcacaatatatacatatatcaagttATTGTGTCAGACACCTgaataatctgtaataataaaagcattatatgctagttagaccggacagccgaactaCCTTCTTGACGACGTTCCAGgtgaagcctgggctgtgagcGCTGAAGCAGCCACCAGGGCTATgagggccaagctccttgcacgatttcgtgcatcaggcctacAGTTAGGACGTAAGAGTCACTCAGTCATGTGGATCATTCACTATCTTACCAATGGAATTAATGCCCTTATAAATGAGACCTCTCTTAGCCCTTCTACCATGTGAGTACACATTAAAGGAGAGGGTTGTCCATGAGCCAAGAAGGGGGCCTTTACCAGACACCAGAAGCTGACCATGCAGGCACCCTTATCATGGCCTTCCAGCCTCTGGAATGGTGATAAACAAATTGCTCTTCTTTATAAGCAACCAAGTCCATGGTATTTTTGTTAGAGCCCTCTAGctgatgaattttaaattaaatcaattaattgtttcaatttattgttgaaaatatcacacatgtccttccttccccttcgcCTCCAttaaccctctcctccccactcttacccgctcccaggccttcaccccagtgttttctgtgtccatgggtttatgtatatatgcatataaattttttggtttATCCTACCCACCCTGCCTTTCTTCTAAGAATCCTCAATCTGTTGCAAGCTTCCATGTGtctgaatctattttatttttcagattattctgTTGAATAGATTCTtataggagtgagatcatgtgatacttgtctttctccgactggcctatttcacttagcataatactctccaggttcctccatgctgttttAAAGGTTAAGAGATTCTCCTTTTTTATAGaggcatagcattccattgtgtaaatgtgccacagtttttttatccattcctctactgatgggcatttgggtggtttccagatcttagctattgtcaattgtgctgctctgaacataggggtgcgtatatcctttctcattggtgtttcaggcttcttagggtCTCTTCCtggaaatggaatcactgggtcaaatggcagttctgtttttaattttaattaaacgtCAAAATTAAATCATGAATTTAAGTTTTGTATCAGTTGTTCTGAGATTATACAACAAAGtttaatgaaaacaataacaacttAAATAGTACAATTTAAATAAGTATAAACTTCTACTTCTGCATTGATGAAGGTAAAAAACTTATTACCTGCAGAAAATAGGTGGAGatgtgcaacaacatggatgaaactgaaGGGCGATAAAcaaaggaggaaccaagatggcggcaaagttaaacaactaaactgctgcctcacacaacaatttcaaaaatacaactgaaagacaaaacgtCGACCACCCAGAagcatgggaaagctggctgagtggaagatttacaaataagaagagaaaggagcacaaacgctgaaaagctgaggtatggaggcgtgcgaatcgggctggtggcaggcgactgggcgcgcagcttttcttcaacccaaagggagacaagctccgggtcactctgaaatccagattCTGGGGACACCCGGGggacccaggtgcctgcagggagaagctggactctcggccatcgggtcggaaagtgagagtgacttttttgcagaggtgcacccagcaatcagtgtttactgcactgtAGCGCGGggcacggggacttggaaatgcgggaaggcagagatggctgacggcagccatcgctgtttgccacgctctagcctagtgacgccctgagaccctgctccgccctgagaccccgccctgcacattctacaaacccacccaggctccacacagcggcttttgcatataaatggcctgttctgtggcagcttaaccaaattaactgcagctccagtcagactgctccaaagccactcaagcaaagaggagaaaactgtagttctgcTGGGGGgactcagacagtagctgacctgcaccccactggagatccaaacactagtgtatctagtggtcggtgtgagactacaccagatttcaaccactctcataagggacatattcaagaggcagactcagtgaacaccaaagccctactgtgtctccagcacagcaattcttccgttacagacacagcaggccctcacaaccaactggaccggaggtcaattcctccaagtgtaccaacagcaatcagggcttttaactacaccaagactttccactcagcccacaaaggggagtaccaagagcgaccacctatggtgattggggaagctgagctaccagcctctataggtcactgaccacacaaagccactccatcaacacagggaggcagccaaaatgtggagacagtgaagtatgtcacaagtaggagagatagatgaaagcaaactaatggacgacacagtgttcagaaccatatttataaggttactcaagaatcttctaaaaaccgctgagaaacttgaagagaccttcaaggacctaaatgagaataccaaacaaatggaaaaggaccagtcagaaattatgcatacactgtctgaaataaagaatatacagagtagaccactgcacccgaagagtcaaaccaaagatctggaatatgaggaagaaaaaaacacccaaccagagaggcggaaagaaagaagaatccaaaagtgtgaggatagcataaggagcctccgggttggctttaagcgtaccaatatcaaAATTTTGGGCGTGCCagaagagggagagcgagatactgaaaacctatttgaagaaataatgacagaaaacttcccccacctggtgaaagaaatagacttacaggttcaggaagcgcacagaaccccaaacaagaggaatccaaaaaggagcacaccaagacacatcataattaaaatgccaagggcaaaagacaaagagagaatcttacaagcagcaagagaaaaacagttagttacctacaagggagcacccatacgactgtcagctgatttctcaacagaaactatgcaggccagacgggagtggcaagaaatattcaaagtgatgaatagcaagaacctacaaccaagactactctacccagcaaagttatcattcagaattgaagggcagataaagagcttcacagataagaaaaagctaaaggagttcatcaccaccaaaccagtactatatgaaacgctgaaaggtattctttaaaaggaggaaaaagaagaaaaaagtaaagataaaaattttgaacaacaaatacatatctatcaacaagtgattcaaaaaatcaagtgaattaaaaaactgaggaacagaataaactggtgaacataatagaatcagaggcatagaatgggagtggattaataattctcagggggaaaggggtgtcggtgtggggggtacgggaagagactggacaaaaatcacacacataTGGATAAGGAAAATGGCgaggagggaaccgggtgatggggagatatggggggtgaaaaagaagaaacaattgtaataatctgaacgataaagatttattaaaacaaataaaaaaataaaaagaggaaaaagaagaaaaaagtaaagataaaaattatgaacaacaaatacatatgtatcaacaactaaatctaaaagtcaagtgaattaaaaatctgaggtacAGTGAACATAAACTAGAAAACATAAtcgaatcagaggcatagaatgggagtggattgataattctcagggggaaaggggtgtctgtggggaggggtacgggaagagactggacaaaaatcatacacctatggataaggaaaGTGGCGGGGAGGtaatgcagggggggggggtgcgaaccgagtggtggggagatatggggggaaattaggagaaacaattgtaataatgtgaacaataaagatttattaaatttaaaaaaaatgtaaagaaaaagaaactgaagggcactatgctaagtgaaataagcccgagAAAGACAAAGACTGCATATTGTCACGTACATGCGACTCTAAAGAGAAACAAAGGTGTCTGCCAGGACTGGGGTTGGTGGAAATGGTGGAGCCAGGTCGAACACAGGgacaacttccagttataagatgaggCCTGAGGCTCTAGCAGCTGATGACATTGAAATTTGGTATtcctgtatgcatgcatgtgagcataaccaatggacgcaaaacactcgggggtgagggtgtgtatgggagtggggtggtggggccaaaggtaagatatgtacacatataataacttaataaaaaatgaaaaaaaagaaatttgatattTTTGAATTTGCTACAGTAGAATTAAGTGTtctcacaaaaaaagaaataaaagtaaacatgAGTGgtgaaaaacccccacaaaatcaGAGTTGAAGACAGAGGACATTCTAGAAGATCAATCCCTGTGAAATATCCAAAACCCCAGAGAGCACTTCAGACTTTCAACAGCGATGACATTGGGGATCGGTGGATTCATGCTAAGATCTCCAAGAGATACAGACACCAGGTAATGCCTGGCTTCCATGAGGAATCAATGGAAAACTGATAAAGGCCTAGAAGGCCCAGGAGAGCACAGGGATGGGGCCTTCGGGCGGGCTCGAGGGGCAGTGTtcagcctccctctcctggccCTCTCTTTGCCTCAGGAGTCCTTTGTGACCTGGCTCAGCTGTGATGTGAGCCTGGGCCTCTAGGCCTGCATGGCTGCCAGTGCGCCATTGCCTGAGGGCAGCTGTGCGATTCAGATCATGGAGAACCTTCTCTGTCCTCTGAAAAGCGCTATTGCTACCTGGCAGCAATCCAGTCCTTGCTGGGTGATCGATGCCATCGTGGGCATCGTGTGTGGGGTGCTGCTCTTCCTTGTGTGCACCCACTGCTCCGAGAGTGATGGACCCTCACCACCACCGAGGGAACATAGAAACACCAGGAAGGTAAGGATCCCTTGGCCAGACCCAACGGAGATGATCTTTTTTCTATCCTTATTCCCACTTTTGACCATTGGAGACTCCTgtgatgggaggagagagcagctgCTCTCAGGAAAGGACAGAAGCTCATCCTGCTGGGAACCAGCCAGGCGGGGAGGGTTAGAGCAGGCGGAGGATTTCTATGCTGAGCTCTTCGACCAGGAGGCAGGTGTGGTGGGGGCTCTAGGGCCCGGCCCCAAACACAGTGACCAGTGGCCAAGGATGGAATTCTAAGGTTTGGGCCTCTGTGGGGGACAGGCCCAGAGCCCTGGTTCCCCACCGCCTTCCTCGGCAGGTGCCTTTAGCGAGCCTCCCCTCTGTGGGGCTGATCCGAGGGAGCCCCTGGGGGCCGctgagcaggggctgggtgggctgtGGCCTCAGGAAGCAGAGTCCTACCTGAGGGAGCTCCAGGCGGGCCTGCAGGTCTGAGGATGTGTGTGTTTCTCGAGCTGAGGAACAGTGATGGAAGAAATCCCTGCTCGGTCTCCAATAGAAATATTCCTTAcctttttcaaagaagaaaaacataaaatgattttaatgcaCTTCACAAATGAAAGGGGAAGAACCAGAGAGCCCGGTAGGTAACTGTAGAAGGTCATATTGTTCACGAACCCTGAGCGACTGCCGCTGGTCTAGAGAGGAGAGTGAGATGGGGTCCCAGCCCCTCGTTTTTCTTGTCTCAGCGTTCAGTGGTgcccaggaggagcagcaggagcaggagcaggaggaaaagTGGAGCTTTGAAAGGTGAGCTTCTGCCCTCACTCAGCCCTGCCTGAGGCTTTGCCTCCATGTGCACGGTCCCTGAGGCCAGGCGGTCCCCAGGGTGCCAGCGGCAGAgctgtctctcaggaagcagAGCCTCTGGAGGCTCCTGGAAGGAGGCAGAAGGCAGATGCTTCCCAGATCCCGTGCTGGGAATGAAGCCTCAGGGCCTGGAAGTGGGTGCTTCCCTAGCAGGGGGTCCCAGGAGGGACATTGGGCTGTTGTGGACCAGTAGTGCCGGACTGGAAGCTGGGACCCCCAGGTGCAGCGGTGGGCGTGCTGTTTACCTTTGCTCAGAGCCCTCCCTGGTGCCCCTGTCCTTTCTCCCCCTCAGGGACTTAGGGAGGGCCACAGTGGGTAGTGGAtgtggaaacactttgtaaatgaCAAAGCATTACCTCTCCTGAGCTTTGCCATCGCTGTCAGGGGTTATGTGGCCTCGACCCTGATGCTTGGGATCCTGAGTCAGCTCTCAAGGGTGTCACTCTTAAAGGGCCATGACACTCAGCCTCCTGTAAgaccccctggccctggtccaccATGTGACTTGGTCTCCTGATTTCCAGGCTACAGAGAGTGCCTGCAGTACCTCGAAAAGGCTCGGGAATTGATTAGTCTTCTGCGAAGGTAAGGAATCTTGCCCTTCTC from Eptesicus fuscus isolate TK198812 chromosome 15, DD_ASM_mEF_20220401, whole genome shotgun sequence encodes:
- the LOC129151680 gene encoding spermatogenesis-associated protein 31E1-like isoform X2 — translated: MENLLCPLKSAIATWQQSSPCWVIDAIVGIVCGVLLFLVCTHCSESDGPSPPPREHRNTRKRSVVPRRSSRSRSRRKIGALKGYRECLQYLEKARELISLLRSHLGRPPDQCGFRQRSHQDNSASQELHDRSTSGGRCQQEPLRTQDPCRRQSKKCVPTEEREGNRRPDPGKHRGGSAALRASQASGMSTAQDQKSAEPVRSQSCQGLWEGQAPAESLFKTRMRHLLQGVLPRKGKGREGPQHRGPPAAATARSWGPGRRRSVMDSRAAEAHVLQTAAGPEEGTALHPGLHAPEGNPFLLCAPNTSIVASPLMDKDNDNSGDGGVGRWGTQK
- the LOC129151680 gene encoding spermatogenesis-associated protein 31E1-like isoform X1, producing the protein MENLLCPLKSAIATWQQSSPCWVIDAIVGIVCGVLLFLVCTHCSESDGPSPPPREHRNTRKRSVVPRRSSRSRSRRKIGALKGYRECLQYLEKARELISLLRSHLGRPPDQCGFRQRSHQDNSASQELHDRSTSGGRCQQEPLRTQDPCRRQSKKCVPTEEREGNRRPDPGKHRGGSAALRASQASGMSTAQDQKSAEPVRSQSCQGLWEGQAPAESLFKTRMRHLLQGVLPRKGKGREGPQHRGPPAAATARSWGPGRRRSVMDSRAAEAHVLQTAAGPEEGTALHPGLHAPEVHGHKGGLQAPAGPHLSRLGVLCHGGVARDHHATPSGHNKSGWSTTGDSKGAFPPREPEAPGRHCQHGPRVAGPSGRPRRCPRPCPKARSDSWGRPEHAAHVLPDGTYVQESTFAVYRETLSSCVRPTPASLPLLSWTRTTTTVVTVGWAGGGHRSDK